The genomic window ATACCATTACTCATACCCCCAAGAATACCTCCAGAATTATTTGTTTTGGTTTTTATTTCACCATTCTCATCATAGTAAAATTCATCATTAAGCTCTGAAGCAGTTGATTTTGCACTGTCAAACCCTAAACCAATTTCAACTCCTTTAACTGCATTTATACTCATTAATATTTGGGCTAGATCGCCGTCAAGTTTTCCAAAAACAGGTTCTCCAAGTCCTACAGGAACTCCAATTGCTATGGTTTCAACTATTCCTCCAACTGAATCGCCTTCTTGTTTTTTAGAGAGAATTAATTCTTCCATAAGTTTTGCAGATTCTAAATCTCCACATTTAACATTATTTTTATTGATATTTTCTTCAAGATTTGCATAATCTATACTTCTAGCTTTAATATCTCCAATTTGAACTACATGGGAGGTAATTTTTATACCTTTTGTTTTTAATAATTTTTTTGCAATAGCTCCTCCAATAACATGGCTTATAGTAGTTCTACCACTTCCACGACCTCCTCCATTGTAGTCGTAAATGCCATATTTTTCTAACCAACAATAATCCCCATGTCCCGGTCTTGCTGTGTTTTTAATATTTGAATAATCTTTTGATTTTTGATTATTATTATATACAATTCCAGTAATTGGTGTTCCATCTGTTTTTCCTTCAAATATTCCGGATAATATTTCTATTTTATCCTCTTCTTCTCTAGATGTTGTTAATGCACTTGTTCCAGGCCTTCTTTTATTTAATTCAATTTGAATATCTTTTTCACTAAGTTTTAAATTAGCTGGACAGCCATCTACAACGGCTCCAAGTGCTTTTCCATGACTAGAACCAAAACTTGTAATTGAAAATATTTTTCCAATAGTATTTGTCATATTATTCCTCAAAATCACTGATTAATTAATTAAGATAATAATTTAAATAATAATTTAGATAACTAATAAAAAATAATTTAGATAATCAATAAAAAATAATTTAAATAATAATTTAGATAACTAATAAAAAATAATTTAAATGATAATTTAATTAAGTTTTTGATTAATTTTTTTATTTTTAATTTTCTCTATTATTAAGTATTCTTATTTAGATTAATATAGTTTAAGTTTTTATAAAAATTTATATTATTAATTTGATAAAATATTATATATAAAATTACAATATGTTTTTAAAAACTGTAATTTAAACTGTAATTTATTTATAAAAAATTTAATTAAATTATGAACTTATAATATAATTTTAAAAAAATTGCAAACTATCTAAACTTATTTGTATTATTTAATCATTAAGAAGTGAACATTAAGAAGTGAAAATATGAATTTTCCAATTACAAGAATGAGAAGATATAGAAAAAACTCTAAAATTAGAGATATTGTACGTGAAACTAAATTAAATAAAGAAGATTTAATTTATCCAATATTTGTTAAAGAGGATTTAAAAGATGGTGAAAAAGAATCTATTTCTACAATGCCTGGAGAATATAGATATTCTTTAAATGACTCTGTGGACTATGCAAAAGAATTAGAATCTAAAGGTTTAAAATCTATTATTGTCTTTGGTATTCCAAGTGAAGATAAAAAAGATGAAATTGGTTCTCCAGCTTTTGCTTCAACTGGTATTGTTCAAAAAACTGTTCGTAAACTTAAAACTGAAACTAATTTAGTTATCATTACTGATGTCTGTTTATGCCAATACACTTCTCATGGCCATTGTGGCATTATTCGTGAAAATGATGATAGCGAATTTGGCTTTGAAATTTTAAATGATGAATCATTAGAATATCTTGCAAAAGTTGCTTTATCCCATGCAGAAGCAGGTGCTGATATTGTCGCTCCTTCTGATATGATGGATGGCAGAATCCAAGCTATCAGAAAACTTCTTGATGAAAAGGGTTATATTGATACGATGGTCATGTCTTATTCAGTTAAATTTGCTTCTTCATTTTATGCTCCATTTAGAGAGGCAGCTTGTTCTACTCCATCTGCAGGAAATAGAAAATCTTACCAAATGGATCCTGCAAATGTCCTTGAAGCAATTAGAGAAGCTGAACTTGATGTAATTGAAGGTTCTGACTTTTTAATGGTTAAACCTGCTTTACCTTATTTGGATATTATTAAAACCATAAGGGAAGAATTTGACTTACCTTTAGTAAGTTATAATGTTAGTGGTGAGTACTCTATGATTATGTCAGCTATTGAAAATGGTTATTTAACTGAAGATTCAATTATAGAAGCTTTATTATCTATTAAAAGAGCGGGAGCTGATTTAATCATAACCAATTTCGCCCCTTATGCTTTAGATTATTTGTAAGGAGTATTTTTATGGAAGCAAAAGAAATTGCTAAATTAGCTCAAATAGCATCTGTTCTTGAGGTAAGTGGTTGGCCGAAACCTGGAAATGTACATAGAACACGTAATTATGATGATATGGTATTTGAGGACTTTATTATTAGTGGAGTAGTTATTGGAAATACTGTGGAAGAACTTGCTAATCAATCTAGAGAAATTGATGATTTATCAAATGCAGAATTAGGAAAATACATTCTTCAAGCTGTTAATGAGACAGATAAATGGATTGCAAACAATACTAATTTAGGTATAATGATGATGTGTATACCAATAGCTTCAGCAGCTGCAATTAGTAATAATTTTGATGAGATTCAAGAAAATGTAGGTCATTTAATGAAATCTACAACTGTTGAGGATGCAGTAAATCTTTATGATGCAATTAATGTTGCAGATGCAGGTGGAATGGGTAATCATGAAGAATTTGATGTAATGAGTGAAAAGGCAAAAGATGAGTTACGCACTAATAATCAAACAATGTTTGATGTTTTAGAGATTTCAGCTAGCTGGGATAGATTAGCAAATGAGCTCACTAATAGAATGCCAGTTTGCTTTGATATAGGCTATCCTACATTCTCAAACTTTTTGAGAACTTGTGAGGATGTTGATGTAATTAATAAAGCTACTGTTTTAACATTTATAACAATTTTATCTCAAATTCCCGATACTTTAATTTCAAGAAAATATGGTGATGAGATAGCAGAATCTGTTTCTAAAAAAGCAGATGAAGTTTTAAAATTTAAAGATGATGGCTCTTTTGTTGAAAAATTATTAGAATTTGATGATTATCTTTATGAAAATAACTATAATCCTGGAACAACTGCTGATTTAACTGCAACATCTATATTTATTTCTTATCTTGAAATGGGATTTAACTCAAACTTTTAAAAAATTTGCTTATATTGCTTTTAATTTTTTATTTTTCAAACTTTTAAAAAATTTGCTTTTATTGCTTTTAATTTTTTATTTTTTAAACTTTTAAAAAATTTGCTTTTATTGCTTTTAATTTTTTATTTTTTATTTTTTAATCTATTTTTAAACAAAACATATGACTTAATTAAAAGTTTCTAATTTTTGAATATATTTATTAATTAGATTATAGATATATCATAATATTATAAAATAATACTTATTTAAGTAATTGTTACCAAATTATTAATTTTAAGTAATTATTATCAAATTATTAATTTATTATAAAATTGCATCGGTGTTTAGATGAGTGAAAATATTAATAAAATCATTAATGAATTACATATTTATGAAAAAAAATTATTAAAAGAGTTAGAAATTAATGAAAATGCAACTCCTGAAGAAATAGCTGAACACACTGGTTTAAATATTAAATCAGTTATGAGTGCTGCAGGGTCATTATCTTCTAAAGGACTTATTACAGTTAAAAAAGATCTTCAAGAAAAATTTAGTTTAACTGATAACGGTAAAAAATACGCTGAAATTGGTCTTCCTGAAAGAAGAATTTTAAAAGTCTTACAAGATAGAAAACAATTGGCTATGAAGGATTTAGCTAGTTTAGAAAATCTTGATAAAAAAGAGGTTAATATTTCTATTGGTTGGCTGATTCGTAAAAGTTGGGCTAAAATGGATAAAGGGGTGTTATCTATTACTGATGTAGGAGAATCTAGTAGGGATAAATTAGGGGAAGATGAATCTTTATTAAATACTCTTATTGAAAAAGTAAACTTATCTAAAGAACAATTAGATGAAGATATGGCTAAAGGCTTATCTGCACTTAAAGATAGAAAAAATTTAATTGCTGAGGAGAAAATCACTCATCACAGTTTTAAATTAAATGATTTAGCTAAAGAAATTTTAGATAGTGGATTTACTATTGAGGAAGAGGCTACTCAATTAACTCACCAACAATTAAAAGAAGGTTCTTGGAAAGATTTGAAATACAGACCTTATGACATTAATGCAGAATATCCAATATTTTTCCCAGGTAAAGAACATCCTTTAAGAAGGATTATTCAAGAAATTAGAGAAATCTTCTTGAATATGGGCTTTACTGAAGATAAAGGTGATTATTTAGAATCTGCTTTCTGGAATTTTGATTCTCTTTTCCAACCTCAAGATCATGCTGCAAGGGAAATGCAAGATACTTTCTATATAAAAAATCCATTAACTTGTGATTTACCTGATGATGAACTTGTTGAGAATGTAGCTAGAACACATGAAAATGGTGGAAATACTGGTTCTGAAGGTTGGGACTATACATGGGATGTAGATATTGCTCGCCAATCTGTTTTAAGAACCCATACAACAGGCATTTCTACTCAGAGATTAGCAGAAGGCAATCTTCCTATAAAAATGTTTTCAATTGGCAGAGTATTTAGAAGAGAAACCTTTGATTATAAACACTTGCCAGAGTTTCATCAAGTGGAAGGTTTAGTTGCTGCTCCTGGAATTAATTATCAAAACTTATTAGGTACTTTAAAAGAATTCTATAAAAAATTAGGATTTGAAGTAAGATTCAGACCAGCTTATTTCCCTTATACCTATCTTTCCACTGAATGTGAAATCTATTTAGAAGAAAAAGAAAGTTGGATTGAGCTTGGTGGTTGTGGAATGTTTAGACCAGAGGTTTTAGAGCCTTTAGGTATTAACACTCCTGCTTTAGCATTTGGTTTAGGTATTGAACGTCTTGCTATGATTAGATATGATTTATCTGATATTAGAATGCTTTATAAAAGTGATATTAGTTGGTTAAGAGAAGTTCCTTTAGAAGAAGGAATTGATTTTGATTAATTCTCTTTTCAAACTTTTTAAAATTTTTAAATTTATTAATATGTTTACTTTTTTTATTAAATTTTTACTTTCAAATACTTTTAAATACTTTCAAATACTTTTAAAAAATTATTAAAAATGTGATTTTTATGACAAATATTAGATTTATTTCATGGAATGTAAATGGTATTAGAGCTATTCACAGAAAAGGATTTCTGGATTGGTTTAATGAAGAAAAAGCAGATATTGTTTGTTTGCAAGAAACTAAAGCTCAAGCAAATCAATTACCTAAAAAACTAGTAAATATTCCAGATTATACAAGTTATTTTAATTCTGCAGAAAGAAAAGGATATAGTGGT from Methanobrevibacter olleyae includes these protein-coding regions:
- the aroC gene encoding chorismate synthase, producing the protein MTNTIGKIFSITSFGSSHGKALGAVVDGCPANLKLSEKDIQIELNKRRPGTSALTTSREEEDKIEILSGIFEGKTDGTPITGIVYNNNQKSKDYSNIKNTARPGHGDYCWLEKYGIYDYNGGGRGSGRTTISHVIGGAIAKKLLKTKGIKITSHVVQIGDIKARSIDYANLEENINKNNVKCGDLESAKLMEELILSKKQEGDSVGGIVETIAIGVPVGLGEPVFGKLDGDLAQILMSINAVKGVEIGLGFDSAKSTASELNDEFYYDENGEIKTKTNNSGGILGGMSNGMPIISRITVKPTPSISKIQNTVDLDKKENTKLEISGRHDPCICPRVTTVAESATAIILADHMIRGGFIHPSNLNKDI
- the hemB gene encoding porphobilinogen synthase, which produces MNFPITRMRRYRKNSKIRDIVRETKLNKEDLIYPIFVKEDLKDGEKESISTMPGEYRYSLNDSVDYAKELESKGLKSIIVFGIPSEDKKDEIGSPAFASTGIVQKTVRKLKTETNLVIITDVCLCQYTSHGHCGIIRENDDSEFGFEILNDESLEYLAKVALSHAEAGADIVAPSDMMDGRIQAIRKLLDEKGYIDTMVMSYSVKFASSFYAPFREAACSTPSAGNRKSYQMDPANVLEAIREAELDVIEGSDFLMVKPALPYLDIIKTIREEFDLPLVSYNVSGEYSMIMSAIENGYLTEDSIIEALLSIKRAGADLIITNFAPYALDYL
- a CDS encoding triphosphoribosyl-dephospho-CoA synthase, producing the protein MEAKEIAKLAQIASVLEVSGWPKPGNVHRTRNYDDMVFEDFIISGVVIGNTVEELANQSREIDDLSNAELGKYILQAVNETDKWIANNTNLGIMMMCIPIASAAAISNNFDEIQENVGHLMKSTTVEDAVNLYDAINVADAGGMGNHEEFDVMSEKAKDELRTNNQTMFDVLEISASWDRLANELTNRMPVCFDIGYPTFSNFLRTCEDVDVINKATVLTFITILSQIPDTLISRKYGDEIAESVSKKADEVLKFKDDGSFVEKLLEFDDYLYENNYNPGTTADLTATSIFISYLEMGFNSNF
- the pheS gene encoding phenylalanine--tRNA ligase subunit alpha — protein: MSENINKIINELHIYEKKLLKELEINENATPEEIAEHTGLNIKSVMSAAGSLSSKGLITVKKDLQEKFSLTDNGKKYAEIGLPERRILKVLQDRKQLAMKDLASLENLDKKEVNISIGWLIRKSWAKMDKGVLSITDVGESSRDKLGEDESLLNTLIEKVNLSKEQLDEDMAKGLSALKDRKNLIAEEKITHHSFKLNDLAKEILDSGFTIEEEATQLTHQQLKEGSWKDLKYRPYDINAEYPIFFPGKEHPLRRIIQEIREIFLNMGFTEDKGDYLESAFWNFDSLFQPQDHAAREMQDTFYIKNPLTCDLPDDELVENVARTHENGGNTGSEGWDYTWDVDIARQSVLRTHTTGISTQRLAEGNLPIKMFSIGRVFRRETFDYKHLPEFHQVEGLVAAPGINYQNLLGTLKEFYKKLGFEVRFRPAYFPYTYLSTECEIYLEEKESWIELGGCGMFRPEVLEPLGINTPALAFGLGIERLAMIRYDLSDIRMLYKSDISWLREVPLEEGIDFD